One Elephas maximus indicus isolate mEleMax1 chromosome 18, mEleMax1 primary haplotype, whole genome shotgun sequence genomic region harbors:
- the LOC126061524 gene encoding olfactory receptor 5K1-like, producing MKKDNQSMTNEFILIGFMDHPDLKTLLFVVFFAIYLITMVGNLGFVALIFMERRLHTPMYIFLGNLALMDSCCSCAITPKMLEDFFSEDRMISLYECMAQFYFLCLAETADCFLLAAMAYDHYVAICSPLQYHTMMSKKLCIQMITGAYTTGNLHSLIHVVLLLRLTFCGSHQINHFFCDVLPLYRLSCVDPYINELMILIFAGSVQISTITIVLISYLCILFTIFKMKSKEGRSKALSTCASHFLSVSIFYGSLLFVYIRPSSVKEGDKDMPVAVFYTLVIPLLNPFIYSLRNKEVINIYEKNHEKKTS from the coding sequence ATGAAAAAGGacaatcaatccatgacaaatgagTTTATCCTCATAGGATTTATGGATCACCCAGACTTGAAGACCCTTCTATTTGTGGTGTTCTTTGCTATTTATTTGATCACCATGGTGGGGAATCTTGGTTTCGTGGCACTGATTTTCATGGAACGCCgtctccacacacccatgtacatcTTTCTGGGCAACCTGGCTCTGATGGATTCCTGCTGTTCCTGTGCCATTACCCCCAAGATGTTAGAAGACTTCTTTTCTGAGGACAGAATGATTTCCCTCTATGAATGCATGgcacaattttattttctctgcctTGCTGAAACTGCAGACTGCTTTCTCCTGGCAGCAATGGCCTATGATCACTATGTGGCAATATGTAGCCCACTGCAGTACCACACCATGATGTCAAAGAAACTCTGCATTCAGATGATCACAGGGGCCTACACAACTGGGAACCTGCACTCCCTTATTCATGTAGTACTTCTATTAAGGTTAACCTTTTGTGGATCTCATCaaatcaatcactttttttgCGATGTTCTTCCATTATACAGACTCTCCTGTGTTGACCCATATATCAATGAACTAATGATACTTATTTTTGCAGGGTCCGTTCAAATCTCCACTATTACCATAGTCCTTATCTCTTATCTTTGCATCCTTTTCactattttcaaaatgaaatccaAAGAGGGAAGAAGCAAAGCTTTGTCTACTTGTGCGTctcactttctctctgtctcaataTTCTATGGTTCTCTTCTCTTTGTGTACATTCGGCCAAGTTCAGTTAAAGAAGGAGATAAAGATATGCCAGTTGCTGTTTTTTATACTCTAGTTATTCCTTTATTAAATCCTTTTATCTACAGTCTAAGAAATAAAGAAGTAATAAACATTTATGAAAAGAATCATGAAAAGAAAACCTCATAA